A window of Bacteroidales bacterium genomic DNA:
GCTTTGTTCGCTGCGGCTTATTATAAATTTGCCTTGATGTATGGCTAAGGAACAAAACGAGCAACCACCAAAACAACCCCGATGAATGGTGATGGAGTTTTGAATCATTTCAAAAGCAGGTATAGGCTCTTTTTTTAGATATTTTGGATGAGGTAGGCGAGTGTAGGGGAGTTGGTAGTAAAAATCTAAATCTTTGGATGTGATAATAGATGGCGGATAAACTACAATATATTGTTTACCATGAGGTTGTACTAAAATATCGGGTTCTTTTTTGCTGCTGTTTTCTTCAATGAGTTTGTATGCCAGTGCAAACGATTTTTTGTTTTTTAGACATTCTTCGTATGAGGGCAATAAAATATATTTTTGTGTCGGTAATTTATCAACCAAAATGGTTGCTTGTTCGTGTTCTGTTATTTGTGGAATGGAATAACCTTTTTTTATCTTTTCGATGAGTAAAAGCATTGTTTTTTCAGCCATTCCATATAGCAATATATCAGCTTTGGAGTCTAATAATATAGACGGTTTTAGTTGGTTGCTCCAATAATCGTAATGAACCAAGCGGCGAAGGGAAGCTTCAATTCCACCAATGACAATGGGAACATCGGGATACAGTTTTTTTAAAATGGTACAATATACAGTTACTGCATAATCGGGACGGGCTCCATGCTTGTTACCCGGTGTGAAAGCGTCGTCGCTACGCAGGCGTTTGTTAGCTGTATAATGATTGACCATAGAATCCATATTGCCGGACGTAACTGCAAAAAATAAATTGGGTTTACCAAATTTCTTAAAATCGCGTAAATCGTCTTGCCAATTGGGTTGTGGAACTATGGCAATTTTTAATCCTGCCGATTCTATGATTCGAGCTATGACAGCAGCACCAAAAGCAGGATGATCGACATAAGCATCACCGGTAAATAAAATTACATCGAGGGTATCCCAACCTAATTTTTCAGCTTCTTTTTTGGTAACCGGAAGAAAAGATGACATGCTTTAAAAAGGATGATTAGCACGAAAAGCTTTCAATCTCTCTTCGAGCAATGGAATATCGTTTCGGTTAATTTGCGAAACACACGCTCTTAAACCGTCTTTACGATCACTGCCAGTAATGGTTAGCGATATAGCACTCACACCATAATATAAAAGCTCTTCGAGCAATTGTTCAGCATTCATGTTAGGGTAGGCAAAAGTAAAATAAAAACCATCAGCCAACGCTTCGTTTTCGTCTTTGTCGTAAACAATATAAAAACCGTTATCGGTAAAAACTTTCTTCAAAAGACGAGCACGTTCGCCATATT
This region includes:
- a CDS encoding YgiQ family radical SAM protein, whose amino-acid sequence is MSSFLPVTKKEAEKLGWDTLDVILFTGDAYVDHPAFGAAVIARIIESAGLKIAIVPQPNWQDDLRDFKKFGKPNLFFAVTSGNMDSMVNHYTANKRLRSDDAFTPGNKHGARPDYAVTVYCTILKKLYPDVPIVIGGIEASLRRLVHYDYWSNQLKPSILLDSKADILLYGMAEKTMLLLIEKIKKGYSIPQITEHEQATILVDKLPTQKYILLPSYEECLKNKKSFALAYKLIEENSSKKEPDILVQPHGKQYIVVYPPSIITSKDLDFYYQLPYTRLPHPKYLKKEPIPAFEMIQNSITIHRGCFGGCSFCSLAIHQGKFIISRSEQSIEQEVDKLIQMPYFKGHISDLGGPSANMYQMKGTNESICKKCKRPSCIYPNICKNLQTDPTPLIQLYKKIRTKKGIKKVTIGSGIRYDIHLLQKQHKIHIEYLKELIIHHVSGRLKVAPEHIHDDVLALMFKPSFQLFKEFYTLFENINRQHQLKQQIIPYFISNHPGSTIESMVSLAQALKQLNIKPEQVQDFTPTPMTLASVMYYTGLDPYTQKRVYVPKSMNERKLQKELFFWYLPEIKKDIQQKLLSLQKKHLLKFIP